One Vicia villosa cultivar HV-30 ecotype Madison, WI unplaced genomic scaffold, Vvil1.0 ctg.000509F_1_1, whole genome shotgun sequence DNA window includes the following coding sequences:
- the LOC131629115 gene encoding early nodulin-like protein 18, with translation MAHGPDRDIHGRTAHHTCVRRERAVRTISQVTDGAAVVPDPPSTSDTPASAGPIPSPASARHTPSPASAGPIRSPASAKPTSSTSTTPSRRPQDDPKGTFTSELPPPSRRVRRGSTSSAGPPLEVHEDDREGAGTTVDASMEGEFFFSKYEVLPEIHLRKLGAKMKISVVCKKSMELVEKFS, from the coding sequence ATGGCTCACGGACCGGACAGAGACATCCATGGTAGGACAGCACACCACACATGCGTTCGGCGAGAACGGGCGGTGCGTACAATATCTCAGGTGACTGATGGAGCTGCGGTTGTACCTGACCCACCTTCTACATCCGACACACCCGCTTCAGCCGGGCCCATTCCTTCACCTGCATCAGCCAGACACACTCCATCACCCGCTTCAGCTGGGCCCATTCGTTCACCTGCATCAGCCAAGCCCACTTCATCTACGTCCACTACTCCATCACGGAGACCTCAGGATGATCCTAAGGGTACTTTTACGTCAGAGTTGCCACCACCCTCACGCAGAGTTCGTCGGGGCAGTACTTCTTCTGCCGGACCACCTCTTGAGGTACACGAGGATgatcgggagggggctggaaCTACTGTGGATGCATCTATGGaaggagaattttttttttcaaaatatgaggTGCTTCCGGAGATCCATCTACGAAAGTTGGGGGCAAAAATGAAAATTTCTGTAGTGTGTAAGAAATCCATGGAGTTGGTTGaaaaattttcttaa
- the LOC131629116 gene encoding zinc finger BED domain-containing protein RICESLEEPER 2-like — protein sequence MGRIPNKICLTSDVWTASTSEGYICLIAHFVDENWKLVSCLLNFLRMKPPLTGIALEATLFDCLKQWGIDKKIFTITLDNASANDNMQDHLKTHLRVPGNLMCNGEFFHIRCSAHVLNLIVQEGLKIASEALHKIRESVKYIKGSDGRMLKFKDCVEDAGINVGSGLRYDVSTRWNSTYLMLESALQYRKAFEFYKVADRSYRYCPSEEEWERGERICEFLEPFYDITNLISGSTYPTANLYFMQVWKVQCILEKHQKSIDKVIKDMSDKMKVKFEKYWKNYSVVLAFGAILDPRLKEKFLKFCYSTLDASTSKEKLE from the coding sequence ATGGGTAGGATTCCAAATAAAATTTGTCTAACATCGGATGTTTGGACAGCATCTACTAGTGAAGGTTATATCTGTTTGATTGCCCACTTTGTTGATGAAAATTGGAAGTTAGTTAGTTGTCTTCTTAACTTTCTTCGAATGAAGCCTCCCCTCACGGGTATTGCATTGGAAGCTACTTTATTTGATTGCTTAAAACAATGGGGAATAGATAAGAAAATATTTACTATTACTTTGGATAATGCCTCTGCCAATGACAACATGCAAGACCATTTGAAAACTCATCTTCGAGTGCCGGGCAATTTGATGTGTAATGGTGAATTTTTTCATATCCGGTGTTCGGCTCATGTACTCAACTTAATTGTCCAAGAGGGTTTAAAAATTGCTAGTGAAGCCCTCCATAAAATTAGAGAGAGTGTCAAGTATATTAAAGGATCTGATGGAAGGATGCTTAAGTTTAAAGATTGTGTCGAGGATGCAGGGATAAATGTTGGCAGTGGTTTAAGATATGATGTATCTACTAGATGGAATAGCACTTATTTGATGCTCGAAAGTGCCTTACAATATAGAAAAGCTTTTGAGTTTTATAAGGTGGCAGATAGAAGCTATAGATACTGTCCATCTGAGGAGGAATGGGAAAGGGGAGAAAGAATTTGTGAGTTCTTAGAACCGTTTTACGATATCACAAATTTGATTTCTGGTTCAACTTATCCAACAGCAAACCTGTATTTCATGCAAGTGTGGAAAGTACAATGCATTTTAGAAAAACATCAAAAAAGTATTGATAAGGTGATAAAGGATATGTCTGATAAGATGAAagttaaatttgaaaaatattggaAAAATTATAGTGTCGTGCTAGCATTTGGAGCAATTCTTGATCCCCGCTTGAAGGAGAAGTTTTTGAAGTTTTGCTACAGTACACTTGATGCGTCAACATCTAAAGAGAAACTTGAGTAG
- the LOC131629123 gene encoding probable protein phosphatase 2C 25: MSCSVVVSNSNVFSLPSPCQFSLSSPVLKRKKPAKLHIPVASLTIEVPPAVMTPSPEKDVIEVEGNGFSVYCKKGSRKHTEDRYSASSDDLYEETKQAFFGIFDGHGGAKASEFAADNMEKNVMEEVNRRDESDIEEAVKHGYLKTDSDFLKEDVHGGSCCVTALIKNGNLVVSNVGDCRAVISRGGVAEALTSDHKPSRKDEKDRIETQGGYVDMCRGVWRIQGSLAVSRSIGDRHLKQWVIAEPETKVLRIEPHHDLLILASDGLWDKVSNQEAVDIARPFCVGNNKQGPFQACKKLVDLSASRGSIDDTSVMIIKLQKYI; this comes from the exons ATGTCTTGCTCGGTTGTCGTTTCAAATTCTAATGTCTTCTCTCTCCCCTCTCCTTGCCAATTCTCTCTCTCCTCGCCtgttttgaagagaaagaaaCCGGCAAAGCTTCATATACCCGTTGCTTCTCTGACTATCGAAGTCCCGCCGGCGGTAATGACCCCGTCGCCGGAAAAGGATGTAAttgaggtggagggaaatggttTTTCTGTGTATTGTAAGAAGGGAAGTAGGAAACATACGGAGGATCGTTATTCTGCTTCTTCTGATGATCTTTATGAAGAAACAAAACAGGCTTTTTTTGGCATATTTGATGGGCATGGAGGTGCAAAAGCTTCAGAGTTCGCAGCAGATAACATGGAAAAGAATGTAATGGAAGAAGTGAACAGAAGAGATGAGAGTGATATTGAGGAAGCAGTGAAGCATGGCTACCTCAAAACAGATTCAGATTTCTTAAAAGAGGATGTTCATGGTGGTTCTTGCTGTGTAACAGCATTGATTAAGAACGGTAATCTTGTGGTGTCCAATGTGGGCGATTGTCGCGCTGTTATCAGCAGAGGAGGTGTTGCTGAGGCCTTAACATCTGATCACAAACCTTCAAGGAAAGATGAAAAAGACAGGATCGAAACTCAG GGTGGATATGTTGATATGTGCCGTGGCGTGTGGAGAATCCAAGGCTCTCTAGCTGTTTCTAGGAGCATTGGAGATAGACACCTGAAACAATGGGTGATAGCAGAACCTGAGACCAAAGTTCTCAGAATTGAACCTCATCATGACTTGTTAATCTTAGCTTCAGATGGATTATGGGACAAG GTTAGTAATCAGGAAGCAGTAGATATAGCTCGTCCTTTTTGTGTAGGGAACAATAAACAAGGACCCTTTCAAGCTTGTAAGAAACTTGTCGATTTATCAGCGTCACGAGGCTCTATCGATGATACAAGTGTTATGATCATCAAATTACAGAAATATATTTGA